Proteins encoded by one window of Verrucomicrobiota bacterium:
- a CDS encoding glucose 1-dehydrogenase has protein sequence MKLKDKVALITGGAKGIGFGCAKVFAQHGARVVIADRDEPGGKAAAAQLTSAGHAAEFIRCDVTNEADLAAAVLFAVDRFGQLNCLVNNAGWHPPALTIDQTSVEDFERLVRLNLTSTFMGCKFAVVHLRKTRGSIINLSSEVGLIGQAAAPGYVATKAGQIGLTRALALDLAPEGVRVNAVCPAGVMTPLMQEWASTQSDTAAALRQVDSWHPLGRMATIEEIGEVCAFLASDEAAFLTGQAICPDGGAALGYRR, from the coding sequence ATGAAACTCAAAGACAAGGTTGCGCTCATCACCGGCGGCGCCAAGGGAATCGGTTTCGGCTGCGCCAAAGTGTTTGCCCAGCACGGCGCCAGAGTCGTCATCGCCGACCGCGACGAACCGGGCGGGAAAGCGGCGGCGGCGCAACTCACTTCCGCCGGGCACGCCGCCGAGTTCATCCGTTGCGACGTCACGAACGAGGCGGACCTGGCGGCGGCGGTGCTATTCGCGGTGGACCGCTTTGGCCAACTGAATTGTCTCGTCAACAACGCCGGCTGGCATCCGCCAGCCCTGACCATCGACCAGACCAGCGTGGAAGATTTCGAGAGATTGGTGCGCCTGAACCTGACCAGCACCTTCATGGGTTGCAAATTTGCGGTGGTGCATTTGCGCAAGACCCGCGGCAGCATCATCAACCTCTCAAGCGAAGTGGGTCTCATTGGACAAGCTGCGGCGCCGGGTTACGTCGCCACCAAGGCGGGTCAGATCGGCCTCACCCGCGCGCTCGCGCTGGACCTGGCGCCGGAGGGCGTCCGCGTCAACGCCGTCTGTCCGGCCGGGGTGATGACGCCGTTGATGCAGGAGTGGGCCAGCACACAATCCGACACGGCAGCAGCGTTGCGGCAGGTGGACAGTTGGCATCCGCTGGGCCGCATGGCGACGATTGAGGAGATCGGCGAAGTCTGCGCCTTCCTCGCGTCGGACGAAGCTGCCTTCCTGACGGGCCAGGCGATTTGTCCCGATGGTGGCGCCGCGCTGGGGTATCGCAGGTAA
- a CDS encoding DUF4038 domain-containing protein, whose translation MQKKNLIPMLWCKPVLALCLWTALALVATAKDIALKTEANVMVELTFTANRTYADPFSEVTLDAIFHDPKGRELRVPAFWAGTNVWKVRYASPVPGTHRFRTACSVTEDKGLHGVAGKVEVKRYKGQNPLFTHGPLQVSANRRYLEQADGTPFFWLGDTWWMGLCHRLHWPDEFKQLTADRKAKGFNLIQIVAGLYPDMPPFDPRGANEAGFPWQTNYSSIRPEYFDAADQRLQYLVEQGVTPCIVGAWGYFIPWMGVEKAKQHWRYLVARYGALPVVWCVAGEANLPYYLGKGFPYDDRQQVKSWTEVARYLRGIDPFHRLITIHPTGIGRLSSRNAIDDLSLLDIDMLQTPHGQREAVAPTVRTIRESYADKPVMPVINGEASYEMLMDKIPAQWPRAMFWVCMLNGAAGHTYGANGIWQCNRPGQPHGPSPNGKKDGVGYGKITWEEAMNLAGSRQVSLGKKLLAQYPWHQFTPHPEWAAFTNQSKADLYVPQAAGIPDRVRIIWVPRSEPILVRNLGTRASWKAAHFDPVTGERKELGEVRADETGQWRCEPPTGHDHDWVLILEAKSPGATPPDQKTGASAELPTQLTLANARFDCHFDWSGRCYNDAAEGSASSGSTRVK comes from the coding sequence ATGCAGAAAAAAAATCTAATCCCAATGTTGTGGTGCAAACCGGTCCTGGCGTTGTGCCTTTGGACCGCATTGGCCCTTGTGGCGACCGCGAAGGATATCGCCTTGAAGACCGAGGCGAATGTCATGGTCGAGTTGACGTTCACCGCCAACCGGACCTATGCCGATCCGTTCAGCGAGGTGACGCTCGACGCCATCTTTCATGATCCGAAAGGACGGGAACTGCGCGTGCCGGCGTTTTGGGCGGGCACAAATGTCTGGAAGGTGCGCTACGCGTCGCCGGTTCCGGGAACGCATCGTTTCCGCACGGCATGTTCGGTGACCGAGGACAAAGGACTTCACGGCGTCGCCGGCAAGGTGGAAGTGAAACGCTACAAGGGACAAAACCCGCTGTTCACGCACGGCCCGCTCCAGGTGTCAGCCAACCGCCGATATCTGGAGCAGGCGGACGGCACGCCGTTTTTCTGGCTGGGCGACACGTGGTGGATGGGGCTTTGCCACCGGCTGCATTGGCCGGACGAATTCAAACAACTAACGGCGGACCGGAAAGCAAAAGGTTTCAATCTGATTCAAATTGTCGCCGGCCTTTACCCGGACATGCCGCCCTTCGACCCGCGCGGCGCGAACGAAGCCGGTTTCCCCTGGCAGACGAACTACTCCAGCATCCGCCCCGAATATTTCGATGCGGCGGATCAACGGTTGCAGTATCTGGTGGAGCAAGGGGTCACGCCCTGCATCGTCGGCGCCTGGGGCTACTTCATTCCGTGGATGGGCGTCGAGAAAGCGAAGCAACACTGGCGCTACCTCGTCGCGCGTTACGGCGCGTTACCGGTCGTGTGGTGCGTGGCGGGCGAGGCAAACCTGCCGTACTATCTGGGGAAGGGCTTTCCCTACGATGACCGTCAGCAGGTCAAAAGCTGGACCGAGGTCGCGCGCTACCTCCGTGGGATTGATCCCTTTCACCGCCTCATCACGATTCATCCCACCGGCATCGGTCGGCTCAGCTCGCGCAACGCCATCGACGACCTTTCGCTACTCGACATCGACATGCTCCAGACGCCGCACGGTCAGCGCGAAGCCGTGGCTCCTACGGTGCGCACCATCCGCGAGTCTTACGCGGACAAACCCGTCATGCCGGTCATCAACGGCGAAGCGAGTTATGAAATGTTGATGGACAAAATCCCCGCCCAATGGCCGCGCGCCATGTTCTGGGTCTGCATGTTGAACGGTGCCGCCGGCCACACCTATGGCGCGAATGGCATCTGGCAATGCAATCGTCCCGGCCAACCGCATGGTCCCTCGCCGAACGGCAAAAAAGATGGCGTGGGTTACGGCAAAATCACCTGGGAAGAGGCGATGAACCTGGCCGGCTCACGGCAAGTGTCGCTCGGCAAGAAATTGTTGGCGCAGTATCCGTGGCACCAATTCACACCGCATCCCGAATGGGCGGCGTTCACGAATCAGTCCAAAGCGGACCTCTACGTGCCGCAGGCGGCGGGCATCCCTGACCGGGTGCGCATCATCTGGGTGCCGCGCAGCGAACCAATCCTCGTGCGCAACCTCGGCACGCGTGCGTCGTGGAAGGCGGCGCATTTCGATCCTGTAACCGGCGAACGGAAGGAGCTGGGAGAAGTGCGCGCCGATGAGACCGGACAGTGGCGTTGCGAACCTCCCACCGGCCACGATCACGATTGGGTCCTGATTCTGGAGGCCAAAAGTCCGGGCGCCACGCCGCCGGACCAGAAGACCGGTGCGTCGGCCGAGCTGCCAACCCAACTCACGCTCGCGAACGCGCGGTTCGACTGTCACTTCGACTGGAGTGGCCGTTGCTACAACGACGCGGCCGAGGGAAGTGCATCGTCTGGTTCAACGCGTGTGAAATGA